A genomic window from Engraulis encrasicolus isolate BLACKSEA-1 chromosome 14, IST_EnEncr_1.0, whole genome shotgun sequence includes:
- the tcf15 gene encoding transcription factor 15: MAFTMLRTLASQYSYTDLSLMSEDEENHSGSDSSSEQIYGCSNGAKRGGIVVVRQRNSANARERERTQNVNTAFTALRTLIPTEPVDRKLSKIETLRLASSYISHLANVLITENGHLEGQPCLSAPLVEGKQPRTICTFCLRNQRRGIKDGKDCQKLHCKARVSHR; encoded by the exons ATGGCTTTCACGATGCTGAGGACTCTTGCGTCCCAGTACTCCTACACGGATTTAAGTTTAATGTCGGAGGATGAAGAAAACCACAGTGGAAGCGACAGCAGTTCGGAGCAAATCTACGGATGCAGCAACGGCGCGAAGCGGGGAGGGATAGTGGTGGTGAGGCAGCGCAACTCTGCTAACGCGCGGGAACGTGAACGGACACAAAACGTCAACACTGCCTTTACTGCTCTCCGAACACTCATCCCAACCGAGCCTGTGGACAGAAAACTCTCCAAAATCGAAACTCTTCGTTTAGCATCAAGCTACATCTCTCACTTGGCCAACGTTCTCATTACCGAGAATGGGCATCTGGAGGGACAGCCGTGCCTCAGCGCGCCCCTGGTTGAAGGGAAGCAGCCCCGAACCATCTGCACATTTTGCCTGAGGAACCAACGCAGAGGG ATAAAAGATGGGAAAGACTGCCAAAAACTACACTGCAAGGCGCGTGTGAGCCATCGGTAG
- the LOC134462884 gene encoding casein kinase II subunit alpha, producing the protein MSGPVPSRARVYTEVNTHRPREYWDYESHVVEWGNQDDFQLVRKLGRGKYSEVFEAINITNNEKVVVKILKPVKKKKIKREIKILENLRGGPNIISLIDIVKDPVSRTPALVFEHVNNTDFKQLYQTLTDYDIRFYMYEILKALDYCHSMGIMHRDVKPHNVMIDHEHRKLRLIDWGLAEFYHPGQEYNVRVASRYFKGPELLVDYQMYDYSLDMWSLGCMLASMVFRKEPFFHGHDNYDQLVRIAKVLGTEDLYDYIDKYNIELEPRFNDILGRHSRKRWERFVHSENQHLVSTEALDFLDKLLRYDHQARLTAREAMEHPYFYPIVKDQSRMGGSTNVPAANTTVNSASMMTGIAALPASTALGPLAGSPVLSAANSLNAPVPAAAGAPQ; encoded by the exons ATGTCGGGCCCAGTTCCGAGTCGGGCGCGGGTCTACACGGAGGTTAACACCCATCGGCCCCGCGAATACTGGGACTATGAGTCTCACGTGGTGGAGTGGGG AAACCAGGATGACTTTCAGCTGGTGCGGAAACTGGGAAGGGGGAAATACAGTGAAGTGTTTGAAGCCATCAACATCACCAACAATGAGAAGGTGGTCGTCAAAATCCTCAAG ccggtgaagaagaagaagatcaaGCGAGAGATCAAGATCCTGGAAAACCTGCGCGGTGGTCCGAATATCATCTCCCTTATCGACATCGTCAAAGACCCTGTG TCTCGAACCCCGGCTTTGGTTTTTGAGCACGTCAACAACACTGACTTCAAG CAACTGTACCAGACCCTGACCGACTATGACATTCGATTCTACATGTATGAGATTCTTAAG GCGCTGGATTACTGCCACAGCATGGGCATTATGCATCGCGACGTCAAGCCGCACAATGTGATGATTGATCACGAGCACAGGAAG CTGCGTTTGATTGACTGGGGGCTGGCTGAGTTCTACCACCCTGGACAGGAGTACAATGTCCGAGTTGCCTCTCGCTACTTCAAAGGACCAGAACTGCTGGTGGACTACCAA aTGTATGACTACAGCCTGGATATGTGGAGTCTGGGCTGCATGCTGGCCAGTATGGTCTTCAGGAAGGAGCCCTTCTTCCACGGCCACGACAACTACGATCAG CTGGTGAGAATAGCAAAGGTTTTGGGTACAGAGGACCTCTACGATTACATCGACAAGTACAACATAGAACTGGAACCCCGGTTCAATGACATTTTGGGAAG GCACTCCCGGAAGCGGTGGGAGCGCTTTGTGCACAGTGAGAACCAGCACCTGGTGAGCACTGAGGCGCTGGACTTCCTGGACAAGCTGCTGCGCTACGACCACCAGGCTCGGCTGACCGCCCGCGAGGCCATGGAGCACCCCTACTTCT ATCCCATTGTGAAGGATCAGTCTCGCATGGGTGGGTCCACCAACGTCCCAGCTGCCAACACCACTGTCAACAGTGCCAGCATGATGACTG GCATTGCTGCACTGCCAGCCTCCACCGCCCTGGGTCCCCTGGCCggctctcctgtcctgtctgctGCCAACAGCCTGAATGCCCCAGTGCCAGCAGCCGCCGGTGCCCCTCAGTGA